Proteins from a genomic interval of Polaribacter sejongensis:
- a CDS encoding Crp/Fnr family transcriptional regulator, whose amino-acid sequence MNEYLKSFNLFTDIEINDFLNLSQTILLKKGDLYINNNEICDSIAFVKSGIFRSYYYSNNDDEITYCFTFPNKLLMAYSSFISQKKSEENIQALTDAEIISIPKATLEDLAKSNSNWLRFLKIIAEKEYVELEKWIFNHQKDKAQQRYLDLITTQPEYIKEIPLHYIASYLGVTQRHLSRIRANITY is encoded by the coding sequence ATGAACGAATATTTAAAATCATTTAATTTATTTACCGACATAGAGATTAATGATTTTTTGAATTTATCTCAAACTATTTTATTAAAAAAAGGCGATTTATATATTAATAATAATGAAATTTGCGACTCTATAGCTTTTGTCAAAAGTGGAATTTTTCGTTCCTATTATTATTCAAATAATGACGATGAAATCACATATTGTTTCACTTTTCCAAATAAATTATTAATGGCTTATTCTTCATTTATTTCACAAAAAAAATCTGAAGAAAATATTCAAGCTCTGACAGATGCTGAAATAATTTCAATACCAAAAGCAACTTTAGAAGATTTAGCGAAATCAAATAGTAATTGGTTGCGTTTTTTGAAAATTATTGCCGAAAAGGAATATGTTGAATTAGAGAAATGGATATTTAATCATCAAAAAGATAAGGCTCAACAACGCTATTTAGATTTAATTACAACGCAACCGGAATATATCAAAGAGATTCCACTACATTATATAGCTTCTTACCTAGGCGTTACACAACGTCACCTAAGTCGAATAAGAGCTAATATTACGTATTAG
- a CDS encoding DUF1573 domain-containing protein, whose protein sequence is MKTFGTLLIVFFISFSINAQEFKFEEETINYGKIEKGSDKERVFVFSNVGDEPIVISRIQSSCGCTIPKKPEAPIMPGEKGEIKVSYDTNRIGGFSKSITVFSNAKEGNKIIRIKGVVTKELSLEKEKSILTDI, encoded by the coding sequence ATGAAAACTTTCGGAACATTATTAATCGTATTCTTTATTTCTTTTTCAATAAACGCACAAGAGTTTAAATTTGAAGAAGAAACTATTAACTACGGAAAAATTGAAAAAGGATCTGATAAAGAAAGAGTCTTTGTATTTTCTAATGTTGGTGATGAACCAATAGTTATTAGTAGAATTCAATCTTCTTGTGGTTGTACAATTCCTAAAAAACCCGAAGCACCAATAATGCCAGGAGAAAAAGGAGAAATTAAAGTATCTTATGATACCAACAGAATTGGTGGTTTTTCTAAATCTATTACTGTTTTTTCGAATGCAAAAGAAGGAAATAAAATAATTAGAATTAAAGGAGTAGTAACTAAAGAGCTTTCTTTAGAAAAAGAGAAAAGTATCTTAACAGATATTTAA
- a CDS encoding aspartyl protease family protein, which yields MIKSYALIIISFLFSLIVYSQPGFTFNEKNKHSQQVSFRLINNLIVIPLEINGKELSFILDTGVNKTILFNLSEKDSIELLNTTRVRLRGLGSGDAVDAIISKENIFKVKNLISKNETVYVILKDYFDLSSKMGTTIHGIIGYNLLKNVIVKINYKTKKINFYNPKNFTYKKCRKCETFPFQFYRKKPFIDASVSLDTLGSSFINVKLLVDLGGSDAMWLFENSKKSIRRPKRFFNDLLGEGLSGPIYGNRSRISKFKMGHFVIESPTVSFLDSLSTHNARKFKERNGSVGGGILSRFKVWIDYPHKKITLKKNGSLSAGFNYNMSGLDVVYNGKQLVKEEIVDKYKNAYNNQMPNKNSISFVTRYSFNFKPSFIIRRVVKNSAAEKAGLLKDDVILKINGKHAHELKIEDIIYKFQERDKKKIRITVERNGVQMKFEFRLIKKI from the coding sequence TTGATAAAATCATATGCACTTATCATAATCTCATTTTTATTTTCATTGATAGTATATTCTCAACCAGGATTTACTTTTAATGAAAAAAATAAGCATAGTCAACAAGTTAGTTTTAGATTGATTAACAATTTAATTGTGATTCCTTTAGAAATTAACGGTAAAGAATTGTCCTTTATTCTTGATACGGGAGTTAATAAAACTATTTTATTTAATTTATCAGAAAAAGATAGTATAGAGTTGTTAAATACTACCCGAGTAAGGTTGCGCGGTTTAGGTAGCGGTGATGCGGTAGATGCAATTATTTCTAAAGAGAATATTTTTAAAGTAAAGAATCTAATAAGTAAGAATGAAACGGTTTATGTTATTTTAAAAGATTATTTCGATTTATCGAGTAAAATGGGCACAACCATACACGGAATTATTGGTTATAATTTATTGAAAAATGTAATTGTAAAGATTAACTATAAAACCAAAAAAATAAATTTTTACAATCCTAAAAACTTCACCTATAAAAAATGCAGAAAGTGCGAAACCTTCCCGTTTCAGTTTTATAGAAAAAAACCATTTATAGATGCTTCGGTAAGTTTAGATACTCTTGGTAGTTCGTTTATTAATGTGAAATTGTTAGTAGATTTAGGCGGGAGTGATGCTATGTGGCTTTTCGAAAATTCTAAAAAATCGATTAGAAGACCAAAACGTTTTTTTAATGATCTTTTAGGCGAAGGATTAAGCGGACCTATTTATGGAAATAGAAGTAGAATTTCTAAATTTAAAATGGGACATTTTGTTATTGAAAGTCCTACGGTTTCTTTTTTAGATTCCCTTTCGACGCACAATGCAAGAAAATTTAAAGAAAGAAATGGGAGTGTTGGTGGCGGTATTTTAAGTCGATTTAAAGTTTGGATTGATTATCCTCATAAAAAAATCACCTTAAAAAAGAATGGTTCTCTTAGTGCAGGGTTTAATTATAATATGAGTGGTTTAGATGTGGTGTATAATGGAAAGCAATTGGTAAAAGAAGAGATTGTGGATAAGTACAAAAATGCCTATAACAACCAAATGCCTAATAAAAACTCGATTAGTTTTGTTACTAGGTATTCCTTTAACTTTAAACCATCGTTTATTATTCGTCGTGTTGTTAAAAACTCAGCAGCAGAAAAAGCAGGTTTGTTAAAAGATGATGTTATCCTAAAAATTAATGGAAAACATGCTCATGAATTAAAGATAGAAGACATTATCTATAAATTTCAAGAAAGGGATAAAAAGAAAATTCGAATTACAGTTGAACGCAATGGCGTACAAATGAAATTCGAATTTCGTTTGATAAAAAAAATATAG
- a CDS encoding HNH endonuclease produces MEECKKCKSKNIKVITDYDYHNIHECQNCQFWVYQKLNDCCRDPFKIVVIDRKNDSLYFIREQCLNCGGCINKKKPLSSKKFSDLIKGELNTERDEKYKNFVFSENKSLFKLKQEHYRYNTKYAKYHRYLETKEWKTIRDKVLKRDDSLCKICNVKKADDVHHLTYENVFNEKLEDLISVCRKCHSEIHFPSSSDL; encoded by the coding sequence ATGGAGGAATGTAAAAAATGTAAGAGTAAAAATATAAAAGTGATAACTGATTATGATTATCACAACATTCACGAATGTCAAAATTGCCAGTTTTGGGTTTATCAAAAATTGAACGATTGCTGTAGAGATCCATTTAAAATTGTTGTTATAGATAGAAAAAATGATAGTTTATATTTTATTCGTGAACAATGTTTGAATTGTGGTGGTTGTATAAATAAAAAAAAGCCTTTGAGTAGTAAAAAATTCTCTGACTTAATAAAAGGAGAATTAAATACTGAAAGAGATGAAAAATATAAAAACTTCGTATTTTCTGAAAACAAATCATTATTTAAGTTAAAACAAGAACACTATCGTTACAATACAAAATACGCGAAATATCACAGATACCTTGAAACTAAAGAATGGAAAACAATACGAGACAAAGTTCTGAAAAGAGATGACTCTTTATGTAAGATTTGTAATGTAAAAAAAGCAGATGATGTACATCATTTAACATATGAAAATGTATTTAATGAAAAACTTGAAGACTTAATTAGTGTTTGCAGAAAATGTCATTCTGAAATACATTTTCCCTCATCTTCAGACTTGTGA
- a CDS encoding pyridoxal phosphate-dependent aminotransferase: MPAISKKGLKMPESPIRKLVPYAEDAKKRGVKVFHLNIGQPDIKTPQVALDAVKNNEITTLSYARSEGSEEYRNKLVSYYKKHQVNVTANNIVITTGGSEALLFTIGSITDPGDEIIIPEPFYANYNGFSTASGVTVVPVISKIEDNFALPKIEDFEKLITKNTKAILICNPGNPTGYLYSKEEIQKLKEIVLKHDLFLIADEVYREFTYDGLQHTSVMALDGLEQNSIVIDSVSKRYSMCGARIGCIVSKNEDFIKTAIKFAQARLSPPTYALIASEAALDTPQQYFDDVKEEYVDRRNTLIAELNKIEGVKVANPKGAFYCVAQLPVKDSDHFAKWLLEDFNLNNETVMVAPASGFYSTEGEGKNQIRMAYVLNKEDLIRSVEILGEALKVYKD, from the coding sequence ATGCCTGCAATATCTAAGAAAGGATTAAAAATGCCAGAATCACCAATTAGAAAATTGGTACCGTATGCTGAAGACGCTAAAAAAAGAGGTGTTAAAGTATTCCATTTAAATATAGGTCAACCAGATATAAAAACACCACAAGTTGCCTTAGACGCTGTAAAAAACAATGAGATTACAACATTGTCTTATGCACGTTCTGAAGGTTCTGAAGAATATAGAAACAAACTAGTTAGTTATTATAAAAAACATCAAGTTAACGTAACTGCAAACAATATTGTTATTACCACAGGTGGTTCTGAAGCATTGCTTTTTACCATTGGTAGTATTACAGATCCGGGAGATGAAATTATTATTCCTGAACCTTTTTACGCAAACTACAACGGATTTTCTACCGCTTCTGGAGTTACCGTAGTACCAGTTATTTCTAAAATTGAAGACAATTTTGCATTGCCTAAAATTGAAGATTTTGAGAAGTTAATCACAAAGAATACCAAAGCAATATTAATTTGTAACCCAGGGAATCCTACAGGATACTTATATTCTAAAGAAGAGATTCAGAAATTAAAAGAGATTGTTTTAAAACACGATTTATTTTTAATTGCTGATGAAGTATATAGAGAGTTTACCTACGATGGTTTACAACATACCTCTGTAATGGCTTTAGATGGTTTAGAGCAAAACTCTATAGTTATAGATTCTGTTTCTAAGCGATACAGTATGTGTGGTGCTAGAATTGGTTGTATTGTTTCTAAAAATGAAGACTTTATAAAAACAGCTATTAAATTTGCACAAGCACGTTTAAGTCCGCCAACTTACGCATTAATTGCTAGTGAAGCTGCTTTAGATACGCCACAACAATATTTTGATGATGTAAAAGAAGAATACGTAGACAGAAGAAATACTTTAATTGCAGAATTAAACAAAATTGAAGGTGTAAAAGTAGCCAACCCAAAAGGTGCTTTTTACTGTGTTGCGCAATTGCCTGTTAAAGATTCAGATCATTTTGCAAAATGGTTATTAGAGGACTTTAACTTAAACAATGAAACTGTAATGGTTGCCCCTGCAAGTGGTTTTTATTCAACTGAAGGTGAAGGAAAAAATCAAATTAGAATGGCTTATGTTTTAAACAAAGAAGATTTAATTAGATCTGTAGAGATTTTAGGTGAAGCTTTAAAGGTTTATAAAGATTAG